A single region of the Vicia villosa cultivar HV-30 ecotype Madison, WI linkage group LG4, Vvil1.0, whole genome shotgun sequence genome encodes:
- the LOC131598235 gene encoding uncharacterized protein LOC131598235 has product MSPYQLVYGKSCHLPLELEHKAFWATKFLNCELLKAGESRTLQLQELEEFRNHAYENAKIYKEQTKKCHDQKIQKKEFWEGQLVLLFNSRLKLFLGKLKSRRSGPFLVHKVFPHGAVELKNQANGDTFKMNGQRLKSYYQGQRSGLIDNVRLTR; this is encoded by the coding sequence ATGTCTCCTTATCAACTAGTTTATGGTAAATCCTGTCACTTACCGCTCGAACTCGAGCACAAAGCTTTTTGGGCCACCAAGTTCTTAAATTGTGAATTGTTAAAAGCTGGTGAATCTCGAACTCTTCAACTCCAGGAGTTGGAAGAGTTTAGGAATCACGCTTATGAGAATGCCAAAATTTATaaagaacaaacaaagaaatgTCATGATCAAAAGATTCAGAAAAAAGAGTTTTGGGAAGGACAACTGGTATTACTCTTTAATTCCAGGTTGAAGCTATTTCTTGGAAAGTTAAAATCACGAAGGTCAGGACCATTCTTGGTTCACAAAGTGTTTCCCCATGGAGCGGTAGAACTGAAAAATCAAGCCAACGGAGATACATTTAAGATGAATGGACAGAGACTGAAATCGTACTATCAGGGACAAAGGAGTGGTTTAATTGATAATGTTCGTCTCACACGATAA